Part of the Spinacia oleracea cultivar Varoflay chromosome 5, BTI_SOV_V1, whole genome shotgun sequence genome, cacataattcatttTGACCCTAATTTATGTctaatatatgaaaataaatgttagtacataatatattgttggcttaatcttaatatatattttcaaaatattaatattttataagtttttacaatatgtagttaaagatattactggttaaagttgtgcattggcaagcgtgtccagtcaaaacgatgcaaatattaagggacggagggaagtACTTACTTACTCCATACGTATGTGTATGTGTATGTGTATGTGTATGTGTATGTGTATGTGTAATTGTGTATGTTTTCATTGTTTTGTAGGAGATGGAGACTGGAAGCACATAGGTTTTAAGGTTGCAATGCCAGGTGCATATGAAATTTTATCTGTAAGTTGATTACTTTTTGGTTTTCTTAATCTATGAAATTGATGTTTATATACTTGGCACCCCAAGTCCTAAAAAagcaaacattaaaaaaaaggttTATATAtagttccggaaatatcgcaccatttgttttttacattgTTCATACTACgactttgacaattttttgtgatttgtacGTAACGAAATTTTTGTCATGTGGGGTTATTTTAGATTCATATCGatgtatattttctaaatattaattttttataatttttaattgcacacaatttgagatattaagagtcaaagtaatgtttaaataagtaaaagtcaaccatggtgcgatatttccggaacagaTGAAGTATATATTTATGGGTGTGAATTGAGCAGAGTGATGAAATGGTTATCGGGAGACAAGCTGGGAAAGCAGATATAGTCATCCCTGTTGCCACAGGTACGTATAAGATAATAGATATAAGTCtcccattaattaattaataagaatattttatttttggtaaatttGGTTGTGATATGGAATGAAGAAATAAAAAGATAGTAatggaaaataataaaattggttGTGCAGTTTCAGGGATGCATGCTAGAATTCAGAACAAACAAGGGAGTTTATTAATCAGTGACTTAGATAGCACAAATGGGACTTACATCAATGAAACAAGAGTAGTACCCGGTACCAAGGCCGTTGTACCCCCCGGAAGCTTACTCACATTTGGTAATCCAATATAATCTTATAATCTTATATCCATCTATTTCAATGTCCCTAGTTAATATCAACTAATTAATGTAACTTACAATCAAAATCAACTATTGTTAAAACATTTTTGGCAGGGGACAACCATCTTGCAATATTTCGGGTTTCGAAGATTGAGAAAACTGTAAGCAATGAACCAGAAGAATCTCAAGAGAAAACAGAAATTGAAACCACAGAGGTGGCTCCTCAACCTTAAAACTGCATAACAAATGATTCCCTGCTACTCCACTTTGCATTTCGGAATTTTGTTATCAAATTTCTTACATGTACCCGCATAATAAGCT contains:
- the LOC110798614 gene encoding uncharacterized protein, coding for MEAIVGKSLCYAKICKPERSCCSPSSSISPTILQCKVSMFGYESGRKVECMRMIKPLILFPDHERNNKVGVVYASSEGEASPASNVVQGWLLEPVGDGDWKHIGFKVAMPGAYEILSSDEMVIGRQAGKADIVIPVATVSGMHARIQNKQGSLLISDLDSTNGTYINETRVVPGTKAVVPPGSLLTFGDNHLAIFRVSKIEKTVSNEPEESQEKTEIETTEVAPQP